In the Mus pahari chromosome 19, PAHARI_EIJ_v1.1, whole genome shotgun sequence genome, one interval contains:
- the Srrm5 gene encoding serine/arginine repetitive matrix protein 5, whose protein sequence is MQSPSKRSFKRSMAPAATGPSKPTTAPAAPEAPAAHAAPAATWPSKPTEAPAAPVAPTSPASLRIPKAAVPTSSSVHPKSPNLLMSPNSSKSTRATGAKTQPSSKTQGRSKTRTSSQVNTDTKARKASRGRKGGGKTGVMGPYQQRDTHSRGRTPGKRGSQSSRTSPNRKRTHSAKPGVAKKARTPTSHRKQSRGKSYSRSRASTHERSNNWLRNRHRTKSPTLHGALDTERVGSRLPAMPSRAKSHSPTRTVFKNFKSPVASRSYSQLVSPSREQTHTSDRIKSSRQARSHSRTQSLSRSRTPSRTRSHSRSRTPRRSRSHSHRRTRSHERSHSWKRNHSRARSRTRRGTPTQTGQSQPSTLSQERSHSPRKPPRREGSQVRSRTSSEEKSHSLSRSTKERGHRRSKTTKKGHRRSRIISSPESRSSQSRSPSIDTAHSPSRTPSKERARSRTRISSKENQCGHSRTHSRGRALSQSRTSSKDREPTHNATPNSLHGKPSRTRTKTSSQKRAGGKASGHSSTQLPKEVQPEDDSISKTSTSKATSPGERSSSSSSKLA, encoded by the coding sequence ATGCAGTCTCCATCAAAGAGATCCTTCAAGCGCAGCATGGCTCCGGCAGCCACTgggccctcaaagcccaccacggCTCCCGCAGCTCCAGAGGCTCCCGCCGCCCATGCAGCTCCGGCAGCCACCTGGCCCTCAAAGCCCACCGAGGCTCCTGCGGCTCCCGTGGCTCCCACATCTCCAGCCTCCTTGAGGATCCCCAAAGCAGCTGTGCCCACCAGTTCCTCAGTGCATCCTAAGTCCCCTAACTTGTTGATGAGCCCTAACAGTTCTAAGTCTACCAGAGCAACAGGTGCCAAGACCCAGCCCAGCAGCAAGACCCAAGGCCGCAGCAAGACAAGAACATCCAGTCAGGTAAACACCGATACCAAGGCCAGGAAGGCCAGcaggggcaggaagggaggaggcAAGACTGGAGTTATGGGACCCTATcagcagagagacacacacagccgGGGACGAACTCCAGGCAAAAGGGGAAGCCAGAGCTCTAGGACATCCCCGAACAGGAAGAGAACCCATTCTGCCAAACCAGGAGTGGCCAAGAAGGCCAGAACCCCTACTTCCCACCGCAAGCAAAGCCGAGGCAAGAGTTATAGCCGATCCAGAGCCAGTACCCATGAAAGGAGCAACAACTGGCTTAGAAACAGGCACAGGACAAAGAGCCCCACGCTGCATGGAGCCTTAGACACTGAGCGTGTGGGCTCTAGGCTACCTGCAATGCCCAGCAGGGCCAAGAGCCACAGCCCAACTAGGACTGTcttcaagaacttcaagtctccagTGGCATCCAGGAGCTACAGCCAGCTGGTTTCCCCCAGCAGGGAACAGACTCACACATCAGACAGGATCAAGAGCTCCAGGCAGGCCAGAAGCCACAGCAGGACCCAAAGCCTCAGTCGCTCTAGGACCCCTAGCAGGACCCGAAGTCACAGCCGCTCTAGAACCCCCAGAAGGTCAAGAAGTCACAGTCACAGGAGGACCCGGAGCCACGAGAGAAGTCACAGCTGGAAGAGAAACCACAGTAGGGCAAGAAGTCGTACCCGGAGGGGCACGCCCACCCAGACGGGACAAAGCCAGCCGAGCACCCTCAGCCAGGAGAGAAGTCACAGCCCAAGGAAACCTCcaagaagggaaggaagccaaGTACGGTCTAGGACCTCTAGCGAGGAAAAAAGCCACAGCCTGTCCAGAAGTACCAAGGAGAGAGGTCACAGACGCTCAAAAACCACCAAGAAGGGTCACAGGAGGTCTAGAATAATATCCAGTCCTGAGAGCAGGAGCAGCCAGTCTAGAAGTCCCAGCATAGACACAGCCCACAGCCCATCTCGAACTCCCAGCAAGGAGAGAGCACGGAGCAGAACCAGAATCTCCAGCAAGGAGAACCAGTGTGGCCACTCTAGAACCCACAGTAGGGGTAGAGCCCTCAGCCAATCTAGAACCTCCAGCAAGGACAGAGAACCCACCCACAATGCAACCCCTAACAGCCTCCATGGGAAGCCATCTCGCACCAGGACCAAGACTTCTAGTCAGAAAAGAGCTGGTGGCAAGGCAAGCGGCCACTCCTCAACACAGCTTCCCAAGGAGGTCCAACCCGAGGATGACAGCATTTCCAAGACTTCTACTTCTAAGGCCACCTCACCTGGGGAAAggtcttcatcctcttcctccaagCTGGCGTAG
- the Znf428 gene encoding zinc finger protein 428 isoform X2 — translation MTETREPTETGGYASLEEEDEDLSPEPDSEEEEEEEEEEETTDDPEYDPGYKVKQRIGGGRGGPSRRAPRATQPAGPPAQPCQLCGRSALGEAPPGTPPCRLCCPATATQEAPAPESRALGEEEEEPSRTGENRPAGRDGDEEEEEGGTYHCTECEDSFDNLGELHGHFMLHARGEV, via the exons ATGACAGAGACCCGTGAGCCCACTGAGACTGGAGGCTACGCCAGcttggaggaagaggatgaagaccTTTCCCCAG AGCCCGactctgaggaggaagaggaggaggaagaggaagaggagaccaCTGATGACCCCGAATATGACCCTGGCTATAAGGTGAAACAGCGAataggtgggggcaggggtggccCGTCCCGCCGAGCCCCCCGAGCAACCCAGCCTGCTGGCCCACCTGCACAGCCCTGCCAGCTCTGCGGCCGATCAGCGCTGGGAGAGGCCCCACCGGGTACCCCACCTTGCCGACTCTGCTGCCCTGCAACAGCAACCCAAGAAGCCCCAGCCCCTGAGAGCAGGGCTcttggagaggaagaggaggaaccgTCTCGCACTGGGGAAAATCGGCCAGCGGGGCGGGATGGggacgaagaggaggaggaggggggcacCTACCACTGTACAGAGTGTGAGGACTCCTTTGACAACCTCGGGGAGCTGCATGGCCACTTCATGCTGCATGCCCGGGGTGAGGTGTAG
- the Znf428 gene encoding zinc finger protein 428 isoform X1, whose product MTETREPTETGGYASLEEEDEDLSPGPERSSDSEYTLSEPDSEEEEEEEEEEETTDDPEYDPGYKVKQRIGGGRGGPSRRAPRATQPAGPPAQPCQLCGRSALGEAPPGTPPCRLCCPATATQEAPAPESRALGEEEEEPSRTGENRPAGRDGDEEEEEGGTYHCTECEDSFDNLGELHGHFMLHARGEV is encoded by the exons ATGACAGAGACCCGTGAGCCCACTGAGACTGGAGGCTACGCCAGcttggaggaagaggatgaagaccTTTCCCCAG GCCCGGAGCGTTCCTCTGACTCTGAATACACTCTTTCAGAGCCCGactctgaggaggaagaggaggaggaagaggaagaggagaccaCTGATGACCCCGAATATGACCCTGGCTATAAGGTGAAACAGCGAataggtgggggcaggggtggccCGTCCCGCCGAGCCCCCCGAGCAACCCAGCCTGCTGGCCCACCTGCACAGCCCTGCCAGCTCTGCGGCCGATCAGCGCTGGGAGAGGCCCCACCGGGTACCCCACCTTGCCGACTCTGCTGCCCTGCAACAGCAACCCAAGAAGCCCCAGCCCCTGAGAGCAGGGCTcttggagaggaagaggaggaaccgTCTCGCACTGGGGAAAATCGGCCAGCGGGGCGGGATGGggacgaagaggaggaggaggggggcacCTACCACTGTACAGAGTGTGAGGACTCCTTTGACAACCTCGGGGAGCTGCATGGCCACTTCATGCTGCATGCCCGGGGTGAGGTGTAG
- the Cadm4 gene encoding cell adhesion molecule 4, translated as MGRARRFQWPLLLLWAAAAGPGTGQEVQTENVTVAEGGVAEITCRLHQYDGSIVVIQNPARQTLFFNGTRALKDERFQLEEFSPRRVRIRLSDARLEDEGGYFCQLYTEDTHHQIATLTVLVAPENPVVEVREQAVEGGEVELSCLVPRSRPAAVLRWYRDRKELKGVSSGQENGKVWSVASTVRFRVDRKDDGGIVICEAQNQALPSGHSKQTQYVLDVQYSPTARIHASQAVVREGDTLVLTCAVTGNPRPNQIRWNRGNESLPERAEAVGETLTLPGLVSADNGTYTCEAANKHGHARALYVLVVYDPGAVVEAQTSVPYAIVGGILALLVFLIICVLVGMVWCSVRQKGSYLTHEASGLDEQGEAREAFLNGGDGHKRKEEFFI; from the exons GGACGGGACAGGAAGTGCAGACAGAGAATGTGACTGTGGCGGAGGGCGGGGTGGCTGAGATCACCTGCCGTCTGCATCAGTATGATGGGTCCATAGTCGTCATTCAGAACCCAGCCCGGCAGACCCTCTTTTTCAATGGGACCAGAG CTCTGAAGGACGAGCGATTCCAGCTGGAGGAGTTCTCCCCGCGCCGGGTGCGCATCAGGCTCTCAGATGCCCGCCTGGAGGACGAGGGGGGTTACTTCTGCCAGCTCTACACGGAGGACACCCACCATCAGATCGCCACACTCACTGTCTTAG TGGCTCCGGAGAATCCTGTGGTGGAGGTCCGAGAGCAAGCAGTGGAGGGCGGTGAGGTGGAACTCAGCTGCCTGGTTCCGCGGTCACGCCCCGCAGCGGTCCTGCGCTGGTACCGGGATCGCAAGGAGTTGAAAG GAGTGAGCAGCGGCCAGGAGAACGGCAAGGTGTGGAGCGTGGCGAGCACTGTGCGGTTCCGTGTGGATCGCAAAGACGACGGCGGTATTGTCATCTGCGAAGCGCAGAACCAGGCGCTGCCCTCTGGACACAGCAAGCAGACGCAGTACGTGCTGGATGTGCAGT ATTCCCCCACAGCGCGGATCCACGCCTCTCAAGCTGtagtgagggagggagacactCTGGTGCTGACATGTGCTGTCACAGGGAACCCCAG GCCAAACCAGATCCGCTGGAACCGTGGGAATGAGTCTCTGCCAGAGAGGGCGGAGGCGGTGGGCGAGACGCTCACGCTGCCTGGCCTGGTATCTGCAGATAACGGCACCTACACCTGCGAGGCGGCGAACAAGCACGGCCACGCGAGGGCGCTCTACGTGCTTGTGGTCTATG ACCCCGGTGCAGTGGTAGAGGCTCAGACATCAGTTCCCTACGCCATTGTGGGCGGCATCCTGGCGCTACTGGTGTTTCTGATCATATGTGTGCTAGTGGGCATGGTCTGGTGCTCCGTCCGACAGAAGG GCTCCTATCTGACCCATGAGGCCAGTGGCTTGGATGAGCAGGGAGAAGCCAGAGAAGCCTTCCTCAACGGCGGCGATGGACACAAGCGGAAAGAAGAATTCTTCATTTGA